DNA from Ziziphus jujuba cultivar Dongzao chromosome 2, ASM3175591v1:
ATTGCTTTCAGTCTCACCACATTTTGAATTCTTACCTTCACTCTCTCTCGTATAGTCTATCATCAAAATTAGACCTTCTCATTGGTTCCCCTCAATCAAAGTTAGCCTAttgaaatatgtatataaatcatCTACTTAGCACTTAAGATcagattatatatattgggaCGCAACCATAATTCACCAATAAGGGTGTCTTctgttataaaaataaaattaaaaaaaaaaagcaaaatttccTATTATACCAAGTAATAAAACGCTGGCTAATGAAATCATCCAAATTAGCCAGTAATATCATTCAAACCATATCTCAATCTTTACTAATTCAattcaaaattactattttaatatgaaattaatttttatttaaaaatggcAAAAATTCATGGTTTTCACTCTCCTACACGGTCTTTTTTTCCTGGAAAGAagccaaattaatttttttccacagcccaaaaaaaaaaattaaaaaaaattcaccaatatccaaaattattaaataataatagtaagagTGATTCTAGTTGTACTACCAAAAGATTTTTATACagccttatttattattaaattactaagatactcttttaatttttatctctcTTATCAAACTCTAAGATACAGTCCCATACTTGCATCATTTTTTGTGCCTCTTTTGCAAAGCCGTGTCTTCTTCTCTGTTGCCCTTTGCCTTATGGTTTTTGGCTTCTTCATGTCCATTgttaaaaaaagttttgatgTACATATTTGTGTTTTATTAAAGAGGAATCTCCCATTACTTGctcgaaattaaaaaatatgttataaaattcttaagtaaaaagaaaatcaaagaaaatggattttaaaatgGACTACAACAGAAATGGGAAATCTATGGCTCAAAGAGATCACTAGAGATGGAGGGATCATCGTAATGGTAATTGAGTCGTCGAATTTTCTGACGGGAGTCTTCATTTTAAGcgaagaaagagagaagagaaggaaaagggggaggaaaacaaaaaaaaaaaaatatatatatatatatatatatattttagataataGAAATTTATGGAACTGTGTATAATCTAAATGGAGTTGTAAAAAGAACTTTTTTAAtaccaaaattattaaaatatttatcaaatgatataataaataatatagtaatatttaattaatttttttaatttatttattcatttaaagattatttaaatatttagatcatcttttgtttcattttttttctttttcttttcgttaATGAAAAGAACATTCtatgtttatatatagatataatacaaatactatttttttttcaattaaattggATGGGCATGGGCTCTTTCTAGTCCAAAAActactatatattatttaaattacatgTAATAGGATGTTAGGTATCCATATAAATTGAATCATGACTTCGAGtagatatatattgataaacTCAAGTAACTAAACCACTCAATATATGGAAATCAAGAAGATAATGGCAGGATTACAACAAGGTCTAAATAAAAGAAGTGCTAACCTCtatattttttgagaatgtGAATATTGTCTATGTTGTATTTAGTACGTGTTCTTTTAGGCTATGAAGAGGCAAAACATATGATCCTCACGGGTACTAAGTCCTGTCTAGGGGCTGACCTGCTGATAATAGGCCTACTAGCTAGCTTTAGCCTGGTATGAAATGCATTATAAGTTTCACACATGCCATTCAGTGACAGCTATCTCCCAATAAAATGAGTGCTTATTCCACAATTTGGATTTTGGGAGaaccccaaaataaaaaataataataataataaaatgaaaaaagaaaaaaaaaaataatccttGTGTGTTTTGggaaaattttgttatatgtTCTTGATATGACCTCAAAAAAGAAAGCACCCATATGTAATTGTCACCTCTCTGCCTCCATCAGAAAAGGGTTTTCTATTtagatgcaagaaggaagataaGAGGCACTTGTTAACTTCTTTTAAAATGCTTTCCAAGGAAACGTGTTTTTGTCGCGTTTCTAAGATCAGATTCTTTGTTctcatttttatgtattttagagCCCTCTACCAAACCGAACCAACTATAAACCACCAAAAGtcttatatttatcaaaaatcaaatatttcatAATCTAGTGGAGTAATAATTTCAGGCAAAATGAACTTTTTGGAAGCAAGATCTATTTAAAACTTATAAGActgtttcaccaaaaaaatgacAAGAGAAAAAAGTGCCCAAAGTAATGGGCTAATAGTATACATAGTATCACCACTAGAGTTTTAATTAGTTAATGAAGAGAGACTTTTGGCATGTGTGTTTCATTGTGTGACAACAGCAAAATGTTAAGcccaaatttaaaacatatgcattatccacaaaaaaacaaaatccatcaTTCATAACCCAAGCTATCAACTTTTATTGTCCATAAAACAGGTTGCAGAAACTGTACAATTAGAATTCCTCAGCTTTAACGTCAACGGCAAACACCTCTATACATGGCCACTATACATGGTATCCCAgcgattaataaaaaaataaacatggaGGTCAAATTTTGCACTAATCTCTTGTAATCTAATAATCTCATAGCTAGACTTTTACACTCGTAGGGTTATAGCTGTGATAAAGCTGCCGTAAAATGTGGGGTTGTGTGCCCCATTTGGCTAAAATAATCCTGGAGTGAATCTAGCATTCAGCACATAGAGAATCCCAGCTGACACAGAAAACCACAGGCTTTTTATATGCAGGTAATTTTATCTAAGCCAATGTTGGCTAATTCTGTGATTGTGTCATTTTCAGTTTGATCGACATTTTTGTTTTGCCATGATTTAATACAAGAAAAAACTACATGAAAATGAGGTATATAACACATGATATCTGATGCGAAAAACTTTACCTATAAAGGCTATGAACCTTACAAAACTGGCTACTCCTCCAGATAAAATAATTACCAGGACTGATTTCTTATactattcatttttaaaaaaatagtatttttgtattttcttttaccaatataatatttaaaagggAGATCTAAATTTTCTAAGAAATGAAAGCGTATTGAAATGTGTCATTGATAATAAATTGGCGTattagtttgatatatataccatacatatatatatatatatacatacatacttgCACAGTGACATAGTAAATTATACGTAcacaacttttaaaaatatatatatatatatataaaggctaTGAACCTTACAAAACTGGCTACTCCTCCAGATAAAATAATTACCAGGACTGATTTCTTATactattcatttttaaaaaaatagtatttttgtattttcttttaccaatataatatttaaaagggAGATCTAAATTTTCTAAGAAATGAAAGCGTATTGAAATGTGTCATTGATAATAAATTGGCGTattagtttgatatatataccatacatatatatatatatatacatacatacttgCACAGTGACATAGTAAATTATACGTAcacaacttttaaaaatatatatatatatatataaatagttgaGAATcaaacacaataaataaataaatatatatatatatatatatatatttacatggaCACTACCAGATGTTGAGCACTACCAGATGTTGGTgtagattttccttttttaccaCAAATCTTCCCTACGTAGTCAATACGTAATCAATAATGCATCCGCAAATAAAAACTCTTTTCTCAGTACTTATATTATCATTGTGAAAACTTGAAAACTTGTAACTGGGTAATTTAGAGATATCACATGCTGTTTAAGATTCTAATCACaacatttttgaaattaaagattTAGAAAGGTGTAAAGCatgaattaaatttataaactaaaaaaatgtaaatacgAAAGGCTTACCATTTAGGCTAAGCCCCACTTGTCCATAATTGTCTAGAATTGAAGATAAAAAATTGTTGGGGGAGAGAAAAGGCTATAGTGATTGTTAGAAGGAGAAGTAGCATACAGGATAGCTACAAATGTCCATGGAGTTCAATTATCCAACCTAACTAATGAAATAtagtttatcaaaatatatatatatatatatatatacatatataaaataaaataaataacaaataataataatgaaacataGGGATGAAGTATGCTATAATGGAGGTGAAGGAAAAACAAGCAGATTATTTGGGGTGGGTTTGCTTTTGGACCCAAAGCATCTGGACTCTGTATGATTTGggttatatataattcatataatgaagcccataaaaaaaatgcacaaaagCTTGTTTTTCAACTCCACATGATTAAAGGTCCAGCATCCTAAAGTTCATGAGAAGCATTGGAgcgccttttttgtttttttttgggtgggggtTTCAATAAGAAATGGTCAATAAAAGAAGCCATGAAAATTCTTCGTCTTTTGGCAACATTCTAGAATTGCAGACTAATGACTTTATTAAAAGCTCGAACAGTTATTTGCTGGCGTTAAAGTTAAAGGTCGTTCGCAtagacaaaattttttttttcctttttttttttttttttttttttttttaatctttttccaGTTTGGTTTGAAATTTGGTGGTCATTCTCATTACTAGTCATTTTCCTTTAACTAGCTGAAATGTACTTTATGTAAAGGACAAGTTATAGCAGCATTAGTCATGGTGGGACAACATAGAATTGAGTATTGGCAAAATTGAAGgaagaaaaatgaacaaaatcaCAATAATGTAGTTTGATAAATTATGTACCATGTTTAACCAGCACAATGTCTGCTTTCTGGGAAACCAAATGAACTATATAGAGCACTGCTTTCTACAAAAACCATAATGATCAACTCTCAACCAGAAATGAAAAGATAtttacttttattctttttcttttcttttcttctctggGAATCAATTTTCCCAAAGAAACTTTCTTGAAAATGGGAAAACATAGGAGACGATAGGAATTCAGAATTGAAAGCATTGTACAGAAGACCTTTTCATCAGCAAAATCGAGTAACTATTTTCAGCTTAATGAATGATGAATGTTTCTGTATACAAGAAGAATTACACAAGTAATGAACTATAACATTCTAAGCTATTTTTGTATAAAACTATATAACACAATATCATAATGAACAAtttctcaaaatctcaaaatcttaatCATCATGGAGGAGATGAGCCATAATTAAGGTCCCCTTGTGGGCTTACTATCTTTATCAGCATAGCTAAAACCTCCTTCATGTTTGGTCTAGCCTGAGGTGATTCAGCCGTGCATTTTATGCCAATCTTCAGCAGCTCAGACATCTCCTCTGCCCCTTCAACCAGACCAGACCCCAGAAGAACAACTGGCATCACAGCTCGGCTAAATCCATATCGTCCATTTCCCATTACCCGTTTAGCCCATTCCACTAAGCACTCTTCTCCTCCATCTACTGCTCGCCTCCCGGTGGCCAGCTCCATTGCCAGTACACCATAACTATATACATCACCTTTTGTTGTGGCATGCCATGTCTGGCCATATTCTGGTGCAACATAACCAACAGTTCCAGCCACCATTGTGCTCACATGACTATCCCCTGCATCTACAACTCTAGCCAGGCCGAAATCTGTAACTCTAGCCGTCCCATCCTTATCGAGCAGGACATTGCTAGCCTTCACATCACGGTGTACAATGGGAGGGTAGCACTCATGGTGTAGGAACATCAAGGCACGCGCAACATCAATTGCAACATCTATTCGTCTCCGCCAAGATAGTCTCAGCCTGTCGGATATAAGGTCCTCCAAACTTCCACCTTCCATGTACTCATATACCAATATTTTCTCTGATCCATCAAGGCACCAGCCATAAAGTGTGACAAGATTTGGGTGAGGCCAGCCAAAGCCATTTCCACTAAGAACCTCCATTTCAGCTCGGAATTCCCTTTCACCCTCAATTCCTTCTCTTTGAAGCTTCTTCACAGCTACTTGCCTTCCATCAGGCAATAATCCTCTGTACACTGTTCCAGACCCTCCTTTCCCAATAATCCTCTTTTCTGAAAATTTTCCTGTAGCTTGTAAAATGTCTGAATGTGTAAACGCTGTTTTGTCCAAACGAATGACCTTCACCGTGTCTGATAACCATGGTGATGAACTGCTTGAactcgaagcaaattcgtttTTGTATTTTACATCCTGCAAGAGATACCCTGTTGGCTCTATTGGGCCCTTTAGCATCAAAAAGATTATGAGGGACAAAACTCCACAGACCAAGAAGGCCAATACAAGAACTAGGAACACCAAAAAAACAGTGAAATTCGAAGGCTTTTTCGGCTTGCCATTCGGATTTGTATGTGGCTTATTCGTGGAGTTACTGATAAAATCTGGAAGAACAAGGAGGGGATTACCATAATAGgaatatttatcaaaagttGCCAATTGCCCAGTTGAAGGAATTACACCAGAGATGAGTGGATTATATGAGATGTTGAATTTGCTAAGCTCAGTTAAGTTGCTCAAGCTGACAGGGAATATTCCTGAGAAGTTATTGTAGGACATATCAAGATTCTGCATACACTTAACAATCCCAAGTTCCTCAGGAATTGCACCAGAGAAGTTATTCTTAGTGATATTAAAGACTACAAGTGGCAACTGGGCAACCTCTGAAGGGAGCTCACCATAGAACTTATTGAATCCCAAATGCAACATACTGAATTTGTGCATCTTTCCAATCTCTGAAGGGATTTCACCTGTCAGAAGATTCTCACTTAGTTGAACATAACCAGAAATCTGAAACGTTCGGACTGCTGAACCAGGAGCACATATAGGGAATAGCCCAATTCCTTTAAGTAACCTATCCCAAATGCTTCTACAACTCTTCCTTGTGAGGATGGTATATACAAAACTGAATGGAGGGTAATCTGCAGGAATCCACCTCCTCATTGCCAAGCACTCCCCAGATCCAGCAATGATCTTGTCATTATCGTTGGAATTTGATTCGAAAGTTGGTGTAGCATTTCTCCCAATATTGGTCAATTCTGAAGGGATTTTTCCGCTGAGCCTGTTGTTTGCGAGGTTAAGCCATAACAAGCTGCTGCAATTCCCCAGCTCCTTTGGAATTGAACCTGATAGGTTATTGTTTGCAAGCATCAACCACAAGAGAGAGCTCAACTTTCCAAGTGAAGCTGGAATAGACCCAGCTAGATTGTTGAAGGAGAGGTCTAGTGCTTGAAGGCGTGCCAAGTTTCCGAACTCTGCTGGTATTGTACCATTAAACTGATTGAATGCAAGCATCACGAACTCCAAACTTAGCATTTTAGAGATTTCAACTGGTAAAGGACCCGAAAAATTGTTGTAGCTCAGGTCCAACCTGGAAATGTTAGGCAGATTGAGGATTCCTGAGGTAATTATACCTCCGGTGTATGAATTCCCATGCAACACCAGAAACTTCACCTGcctaaattttccaaaaatctcTTGCACGTCACCTCTAAAGTTGTTCTTGCTCAAATCCAAGAAGGTCAACTTTTTCAAGTCCAACAGGCTCTCTGGAATCTCTCTGGAAAAATTGTTGCTTCCCAAGAACAAAGCTTCTAGACTCGAAATGTTTCCAATCTCGGCCGGAATTTCCCCATTAAAATTGTTACCAAACAGATTCAGAATGAACAAATTCCGGCAGTTGGAAATCTCTCCAGGAACTACACCATCAAACTTATTCTCTGACAAGTCCAAAACCTGCAAACTACAATTCTGAGTGAAAATTGAGGGTGAAAGAGTCCCACTCAGCTTGTTTTCAGATACTGAAAACTCTGTAAGCGTTGCAGAACCAACCCATATATCCCCAAACAAAGAGTTAGCACTCAAATCCAAGTACCTCAAATTTAAACATCCTTCAAAACAGTTATCAATCTTCCCAGTAAAATTATTAGAAGACAAATTTGCAACAACCAATTTGTTGCAAATTGCCGGGAAGCTTGACCCGATATCATCAAGAATTCTATTGACAGACAAATCAAGAATTTCCAATTGATGCAACCCAGATAAGTTAAGCTTTCCTTCAAGAATATTATGGGAGAGATTGAGGAATTTGAGGCTCTGGCATCGACTCAGGTCCTCGGGAATGGTTCCACCGAGGGTGTTTGTGGAAAGGTCAAGATGAGAAAGTGCAGTGAGCTCGGAGAAGTTTGGGAAAATCTCGCCGGCAATGGAGTTCTCTGAAAGAACGATTGAAGAAACCCTGCTGCCATTACATGAAATTCCATGCCATTTACATGGGTCTGTGGTCTGATTCCATTCTGAGTATTTTCCTTGGTTTATCCGATTGTGCTCTTGAAGAAAAGCCTTAAGCCTTAGAAGAACTTCTTTGTCTTTTTCCAGAGAATCTCCGGTTACTACAGTCCCTActgcaaaagaaaatattttcatcaaaacaacaaattaaaaaaaaaaaaaaaatctttctcggaaaaaaaagagaaaaaaaggttCTGGGAAACAGGCAATTGAGCTCCAGAATTTTAGGAAAGCAGAAAACAGAACCCACCCACCTCGGGAAagcaaaaatttattaaaaaatgtaagaaaataGTAATcataaactataaaaaaaaaatttaaaaaaaaaaaaaaaagatacccaCTAAGAATTTTTCCAAAAGTTTTCAGCTTTGTAGAAGTAAATTTCTTGTGATGTTTAATAACGGGATTTTGTTCTTGGCCGCCATGGAAGATGAAAAACCAAGCTCAAGCAAGAACTTTTATTATGGTGTTAATGAATCTGAATAAAGaagcaaaataatatttaggACTAGTTTAGCACCTGCTATTAGGATTGAGAATGAGAACAACGCCATGCGCCATGGTTCTGTTTTCTTGTTAGACATGAATATGATATCCTTCCTCCAATTCTTCCTCttctggtttttctttttttttttaactattattattatttttttcccttcttgttcttcttgttcttcttcttcttctttcttctaaaTTTGCAATCTTTTTTTGGCCGTTTGATCAGGTGGAAGACTGAAGAATCCCATgaatggaaaaacaaaagaaattcaaagaggAGTAAATAAGAAGGTTCAAAACATGACAAAGTTGAACATGTAGGATTGTCGTTGAAGAACAGCGCCAGCAAATACACCAAACCAACCTTGGAACGAAATCCTTCTCAATTGTCCTTCTTCTTACTTTTcctgttcaaaaaaaaaaattaattaattaattaatcaaaataatgaGAATTTTTGCTTGATATTGTGTTAatcgttttattttttttggtattaatataatattatttaaggaTTTAAATGGTTTGGAAACATGGAGGGAGGTTGAGCCGCACATGTTGACCGGTTTTGCTTAAACCGGCTTTGTATTTGACTGATCAAAGACGGACGAGACAATCACAGGGTCTATGTGCTTCATGTTGGTTTGCATTTTAAGAAACgctaagatttttattttttatttttttctcatgcTTTGTATTTGAGTCAAAAAGTCATgctttattatgaaaaaccaaAGATAAAATTTAGTTGTTTTTATCAAGATCTAAAACCCATCCGTAGTTTTAGAACTTAATgctaaaaaattacaaaaatttggaaatttttttttttggcccttttacccaaaaaaaaaaaaaataataataataaacagagAGAGACGGAGGTTTGAAGCAccaatatttctatatttttggcTAAGACCCTGTTTGATAtgctttgaaaatgttttttttaaattttgaggcTAAAATTTTAGGCTTGCACaatttaaaaccaaattaaGTGTATATTACTCATTTGAAAAAAGTAAAACTTAtcccaaaaaataccaaattaatttttctatttttgcaaGCTTACAGTTAAACTCATGACTAAGATATTAGTGAGATGGTATATTTTTTAGATATTAGAGTCAATTAAATGAAaccttaaataattttcttatttatttcctATCATTTTCCTAACGTAATTCCTTACAAGTTTTGAATTGTAAAGGGTGTCCAAACACAAGGCATGCAATGCAAGCAAAGCCTTAAATAATCAAAACCAGATTTTCAAATACTTAAGTAGACTAAAGAGTGGATTAATTTAGAGAGATATTCAATTAACATATTGTAATGGTCATATTTGTCACAGTGGTAGATGgcctaacaaaaaaataatatagtcaTTAATATAAGAATGtgaaattaatgaattttatggtctaattttttttttttttatcatcatgTAAGCTGAGGTCATACATGGATGCGCTTAGCTATTTACTGAATAGACTTTTACCAAACAATGGATTAAATGGACAAAGTTTGGAAAATTATCTCTGCATGGTGAATTCTAGAATCTTGAACTATGTGAATGCTAATTTATCTCGCATTTGCCaacatgtttaatttttattttttattatatatctttttaaaaactgtgtatagttttattattttaattgtttattattattaattagtagtAATTAGGGCTTATCACATATATTAATGGttagaaatatgaaaaaaataaaaatcaatacaattttaagttgtattttattttgtgtttatgtttttttttttttttttatatttatagttaataaaaatgtCTAACTACCATTAACTAACATGAATAAACcattaaaataagcaaaatacacacaatttgaaaagaaaaagtttttgaGCATGTTACCAAACAACAAgttatctatataatttttaatttgggaTCCAAAGACTTATACAACCCGTTAATCATCCACCTTTTCCATGTTTGCTAACAGTTTCATGCCAAATTGATTTATCCGTACAACCAGATCTAAAAAGAGAattctaaaagaaaaacaaaatctaaaaccatagtcacaaaattatttttcaccAAAAGTATAGAATATTGAGCATGTGAATGCTAActtatctaaaatatttttcatttggaATCCATAGACTAACCAAAGCAATTATCATCTATTTTTCCATGTTGCACACATGGTTACATGTCAATTTGAAGTTACATGGCATTTTGATTCTCCAcagccacccaaaaaaaaaaaaaaaaaaaaaaaaaaaaaaagaagaagaagaagtgatCAGTAGttctaaaaaatacaaatacaaaatccaggatcaccaattttttttttttttttttaattagtggtAAGAAGATTCAAATTCAAGATCATGTCCTGTTATTGTGTTATCACTACATGCACAAAATcaccaaatatatttatcaagttTTAGGTACTCAAAAATAGGACAccatttttgttggtttttagtGGATCTTATGTCCTCTGCATgtaggttttattattattattattatgattgttttaaaaagtatcTTTCTTTAGCACTATTGAAGAGTTCAGATTCAAGTATAaccattttgataataaattgtatttaaaaatattaataaaaaatacagtTTTCTACCATGGTTTATTAAGTATACAAAATATACtctttaaaatgattaatttatataaatgtatggttatatatatatatatatatatatatatacacacacacacaaggaTGAGGTGTCCCACTAAGCAAAGACATAAAGCAAAGAGCCAAAATGATAGAGGGATTTGACCAAAGGACCTCAGCAATTTCTCATATTATGGCTCATGACATGAAGCCAACAATACGGTCAAAATCAGAATCCTTGGCCGCCCATCAAAAATTCaaccataatttttattttattttactttaattaagCTTTAAGATGTAATTGTGTCATAAGTGATTTGCTTAGCTGAGCTCTTGAAAACTGGATTaaatcacaatttaaaaaataattcgaTCAAGAGTACCGTTCGTGTGTACTTATACGTGATTATGGATTTATGGACTAATTTAATGTGAAAGTTGACAAATTAAATCAAGTTCATtttgatttaatatataatatattccaTACCATGCGagctcttcaaattttttttttattatttttattaaatcgtatttataaattcaaaatcacGAGCACAACAACTAATCTTACGTCGATGATGTTGATGGTAtcgtaaaaatatttatctttaaaataatGTGATTTATCATAAAagaacggaaaaaaaaaaaaaagactgtcTAAATTCAAACAACAAGATAAGCTTTGGTACTCAtatccaaataaataaagtaataaa
Protein-coding regions in this window:
- the LOC107419176 gene encoding probable LRR receptor-like serine/threonine-protein kinase At1g74360 isoform X2, which encodes MSNKKTEPWRMALFSFSILIAGTVVTGDSLEKDKEVLLRLKAFLQEHNRINQGKYSEWNQTTDPCKWHGISCNGSRVSSIVLSENSIAGEIFPNFSELTALSHLDLSTNTLGGTIPEDLSRCQSLKFLNLSHNILEGKLNLSGLHQLEILDLSVNRILDDIGSSFPAICNKLVVANLSSNNFTGKIDNCFEGCLNLRYLDLSANSLFGDIWVGSATLTEFSVSENKLSGTLSPSIFTQNCSLQVLDLSENKFDGVVPGEISNCRNLFILNLFGNNFNGEIPAEIGNISSLEALFLGSNNFSREIPESLLDLKKLTFLDLSKNNFRGDVQEIFGKFRQVKFLVLHGNSYTGGIITSGILNLPNISRLDLSYNNFSGPLPVEISKMLSLEFVMLAFNQFNGTIPAEFGNLARLQALDLSFNNLAGSIPASLGKLSSLLWLMLANNNLSGSIPKELGNCSSLLWLNLANNRLSGKIPSELTNIGRNATPTFESNSNDNDKIIAGSGECLAMRRWIPADYPPFSFVYTILTRKSCRSIWDRLLKGIGLFPICAPGSAVRTFQISGYVQLSENLLTGEIPSEIGKMHKFSMLHLGFNKFYGELPSEVAQLPLVVFNITKNNFSGAIPEELGIVKCMQNLDMSYNNFSGIFPVSLSNLTELSKFNISYNPLISGVIPSTGQLATFDKYSYYGNPLLVLPDFISNSTNKPHTNPNGKPKKPSNFTVFLVFLVLVLAFLVCGVLSLIIFLMLKGPIEPTGYLLQDVKYKNEFASSSSSSSPWLSDTVKVIRLDKTAFTHSDILQATGKFSEKRIIGKGGSGTVYRGLLPDGRQVAVKKLQREGIEGEREFRAEMEVLSGNGFGWPHPNLVTLYGWCLDGSEKILVYEYMEGGSLEDLISDRLRLSWRRRIDVAIDVARALMFLHHECYPPIVHRDVKASNVLLDKDGTARVTDFGLARVVDAGDSHVSTMVAGTVGYVAPEYGQTWHATTKGDVYSYGVLAMELATGRRAVDGGEECLVEWAKRVMGNGRYGFSRAVMPVVLLGSGLVEGAEEMSELLKIGIKCTAESPQARPNMKEVLAMLIKIVSPQGDLNYGSSPP
- the LOC107419176 gene encoding probable LRR receptor-like serine/threonine-protein kinase At1g74360 isoform X1, whose translation is MSNKKTEPWRMALFSFSILIAVGTVVTGDSLEKDKEVLLRLKAFLQEHNRINQGKYSEWNQTTDPCKWHGISCNGSRVSSIVLSENSIAGEIFPNFSELTALSHLDLSTNTLGGTIPEDLSRCQSLKFLNLSHNILEGKLNLSGLHQLEILDLSVNRILDDIGSSFPAICNKLVVANLSSNNFTGKIDNCFEGCLNLRYLDLSANSLFGDIWVGSATLTEFSVSENKLSGTLSPSIFTQNCSLQVLDLSENKFDGVVPGEISNCRNLFILNLFGNNFNGEIPAEIGNISSLEALFLGSNNFSREIPESLLDLKKLTFLDLSKNNFRGDVQEIFGKFRQVKFLVLHGNSYTGGIITSGILNLPNISRLDLSYNNFSGPLPVEISKMLSLEFVMLAFNQFNGTIPAEFGNLARLQALDLSFNNLAGSIPASLGKLSSLLWLMLANNNLSGSIPKELGNCSSLLWLNLANNRLSGKIPSELTNIGRNATPTFESNSNDNDKIIAGSGECLAMRRWIPADYPPFSFVYTILTRKSCRSIWDRLLKGIGLFPICAPGSAVRTFQISGYVQLSENLLTGEIPSEIGKMHKFSMLHLGFNKFYGELPSEVAQLPLVVFNITKNNFSGAIPEELGIVKCMQNLDMSYNNFSGIFPVSLSNLTELSKFNISYNPLISGVIPSTGQLATFDKYSYYGNPLLVLPDFISNSTNKPHTNPNGKPKKPSNFTVFLVFLVLVLAFLVCGVLSLIIFLMLKGPIEPTGYLLQDVKYKNEFASSSSSSSPWLSDTVKVIRLDKTAFTHSDILQATGKFSEKRIIGKGGSGTVYRGLLPDGRQVAVKKLQREGIEGEREFRAEMEVLSGNGFGWPHPNLVTLYGWCLDGSEKILVYEYMEGGSLEDLISDRLRLSWRRRIDVAIDVARALMFLHHECYPPIVHRDVKASNVLLDKDGTARVTDFGLARVVDAGDSHVSTMVAGTVGYVAPEYGQTWHATTKGDVYSYGVLAMELATGRRAVDGGEECLVEWAKRVMGNGRYGFSRAVMPVVLLGSGLVEGAEEMSELLKIGIKCTAESPQARPNMKEVLAMLIKIVSPQGDLNYGSSPP